A DNA window from Brenneria izadpanahii contains the following coding sequences:
- the tsuB gene encoding thiosulfate utilization sulfurtransferase TsuB/YeeD: MIKKLDVVNQVCPFPLIEAQAAMAELQSGDELVIDFDCTQATESIPLWAAEEGHTVSDYQQVGDAQWSITVKKG, translated from the coding sequence ATGATTAAAAAACTCGATGTGGTAAATCAGGTCTGTCCGTTCCCGCTTATCGAAGCGCAGGCGGCGATGGCGGAATTGCAATCCGGCGATGAACTGGTGATTGATTTCGACTGCACCCAGGCAACGGAGAGCATTCCGCTGTGGGCGGCGGAAGAGGGACATACCGTCTCCGACTATCAACAGGTCGGCGACGCGCAATGGAGCATCACGGTGAAGAAAGGCTGA
- a CDS encoding DUF3750 domain-containing protein, whose amino-acid sequence MSYIKALSIGFICMLLLSFWQSYAKTTQRGEALTGQSFWHARRDSAGIAPDPVKFRQTAIVQVYAAPTYGWRGLLAVHPWIIFKKAGETQYSRYEVTRWGDDNVIRRNRSIPDGYWYGSRPELLADHRGAGAEAMIPQIEAAIKSYPYPHTYRVWPGPNSNTFIAHIGREVPALKLDMPANAIGKDYRPLTRPIGLPPSGKGVQLSLLGVLGLTLGVEEGVEVNVLGLNAGVDIKSPALRLPFIGRLGSDDLKKDEG is encoded by the coding sequence ATGAGTTATATCAAGGCGCTGAGTATCGGGTTTATCTGTATGTTGCTGCTGTCGTTTTGGCAGAGTTATGCTAAAACGACGCAGCGCGGGGAGGCATTAACCGGCCAGAGTTTTTGGCATGCCCGCAGAGATTCCGCGGGAATAGCGCCGGACCCGGTGAAATTTCGCCAAACCGCGATAGTGCAAGTCTATGCTGCGCCCACTTACGGCTGGCGCGGCCTGCTGGCGGTTCATCCCTGGATCATCTTCAAGAAGGCCGGCGAAACCCAATACAGCCGCTATGAGGTTACCCGCTGGGGCGATGATAATGTTATTCGCCGTAACCGTTCGATCCCCGATGGATACTGGTATGGCTCACGTCCCGAACTGCTGGCGGACCATCGGGGGGCCGGCGCCGAGGCGATGATCCCGCAGATTGAAGCCGCGATCAAAAGCTATCCCTATCCGCATACCTATCGCGTATGGCCCGGCCCAAACAGCAATACCTTTATTGCGCATATCGGCAGGGAAGTGCCGGCGTTGAAGCTGGATATGCCGGCTAACGCGATCGGCAAGGATTACCGGCCGTTAACGCGTCCGATTGGTTTACCCCCCTCCGGCAAAGGCGTGCAGCTCTCGCTGCTGGGCGTGCTGGGCTTGACGCTGGGCGTGGAAGAGGGCGTTGAGGTCAATGTCTTGGGGCTCAATGCGGGAGTGGATATTAAATCCCCGGCGTTGCGTTTACCCTTTATTGGCCGGCTGGGCAGCGACGATTTGAAAAAAGATGAAGGCTGA
- a CDS encoding L-threonylcarbamoyladenylate synthase, which produces MTKEKTIKWNGGVQQEAVDILSGKGGMIVSPTKVGYIIMTSDAEGLERKFEAKQRKRNKPGVVLCGSLEQVKALAQMTPEIERLYEQHWRQDILLGCILPWKPQGKALIPNDGCQALMMDGRETSCFVIKFGVPGENIARTLWEQGRFSFASSANPSGKGNRGMVEGIGERIAQRADLIIEANDYVKSIQPNESDETRYEQGVMVSLVDETGKLVPEQHGQRGVSPCPILIRKGLQADRIMAIMSDIFPSWDYRHGNYY; this is translated from the coding sequence ATGACCAAAGAGAAAACGATTAAGTGGAATGGCGGCGTACAGCAGGAAGCCGTGGATATTTTATCCGGCAAAGGCGGGATGATCGTCAGCCCCACCAAAGTGGGCTATATCATTATGACTTCGGATGCCGAAGGGTTGGAGCGCAAATTCGAAGCCAAACAGCGCAAGCGAAATAAGCCGGGCGTGGTGCTGTGCGGTTCGCTGGAGCAGGTGAAAGCCCTGGCGCAAATGACGCCGGAAATCGAGCGGTTGTATGAGCAACACTGGCGGCAGGATATTTTATTGGGCTGTATTTTGCCCTGGAAGCCGCAAGGGAAAGCGTTAATCCCGAATGACGGCTGTCAGGCGTTGATGATGGACGGCCGGGAAACCAGCTGCTTCGTGATCAAGTTTGGCGTGCCGGGAGAGAATATCGCCCGTACTTTGTGGGAACAGGGGCGTTTCTCGTTTGCCAGCTCCGCGAACCCGTCGGGGAAAGGAAACCGGGGTATGGTTGAAGGTATCGGCGAGCGAATTGCGCAGCGTGCGGATTTGATTATCGAAGCCAACGATTACGTCAAATCCATTCAGCCTAACGAATCAGACGAAACCCGTTATGAACAGGGCGTGATGGTTTCGCTGGTCGATGAGACGGGAAAGCTGGTGCCGGAACAGCACGGTCAGCGTGGGGTAAGCCCTTGTCCGATATTGATTCGTAAGGGGTTACAGGCGGATCGGATCATGGCGATTATGAGCGATATTTTCCCTAGCTGGGACTACCGCCACGGGAATTACTACTGA
- a CDS encoding LysR family transcriptional regulator: MNKLDNLTAMIIFANVVETLSYTDTANQLNIAKSSVSKEISQLEIRLGAKLLQRTTRKIQVTELGLTYYQYCHRILQEIKSAERFIRQVHEDPSGSLRIAAPVTFGTQCVMPVVNQFIKNNIHITVDLDLTDRPINIEDENYDVAIAIARELPENASFKPLIDIEWGLYATEKYLRAYPDITHPDELPHHDYILFRGNAHTIALPFHKDKQKLNIEVHCRLRANNSTALLNAALDNLGIAYLPAYITDEHVQKGDIIRLLPQWQMEVYKSYALFKKSQFNAPRIALFIESLQHALHVS, from the coding sequence GTGAACAAACTCGATAATCTCACCGCGATGATTATATTTGCCAACGTTGTCGAAACCTTGAGCTATACCGATACCGCTAATCAATTAAACATTGCCAAATCATCGGTTAGCAAAGAAATTTCCCAACTCGAAATCAGGTTGGGGGCTAAACTGCTACAGAGAACCACCAGAAAAATTCAGGTTACCGAACTGGGATTAACTTACTATCAATATTGCCATCGTATTCTGCAGGAGATAAAAAGCGCGGAGCGATTCATAAGGCAAGTTCATGAAGATCCCAGCGGCAGCCTTCGTATCGCGGCGCCGGTCACTTTCGGCACCCAGTGCGTTATGCCGGTTGTTAATCAGTTTATTAAGAACAATATTCATATTACCGTCGATCTCGATTTAACCGATCGGCCGATTAATATAGAAGATGAGAATTACGATGTTGCCATCGCTATTGCGCGGGAATTACCGGAAAACGCATCATTTAAACCGCTTATTGATATCGAGTGGGGATTATATGCCACTGAGAAATACCTGCGCGCGTATCCTGATATTACTCATCCCGACGAATTACCGCACCATGACTATATTTTATTCCGCGGTAATGCGCATACTATCGCTTTACCCTTTCATAAAGATAAACAGAAACTGAATATCGAAGTACATTGCCGATTGCGCGCGAATAACAGCACCGCACTGTTAAATGCGGCGCTGGATAACCTCGGCATCGCCTACCTTCCGGCCTATATCACCGATGAACACGTACAAAAAGGCGATATCATCCGGCTATTGCCGCAGTGGCAAATGGAGGTCTACAAATCCTATGCGCTGTTTAAGAAGTCGCAATTCAATGCTCCGCGGATCGCGCTTTTTATTGAGAGTCTGCAACACGCGCTGCATGTGTCTTAA
- a CDS encoding TetR/AcrR family transcriptional regulator encodes MTQQKKNRLSREDWILAGFRALSRSGSSALKAEALARELGTTKGSFYWHFKDVADFESAMLAYWRARANEEVIAAVASAGKSPQEGLQELARIIAGLRNAADGGLRSESAIRQWSVTNSRVAAAQFEVDTERLNYLTAQFVRAGFSHQRAALRGKILYAAVIGFEYLELRQLAATQEGLTGLLDHLLSPDRA; translated from the coding sequence ATGACGCAACAAAAGAAAAACAGACTGTCCCGTGAAGACTGGATATTAGCCGGCTTCCGGGCGCTATCCCGTTCCGGTTCGTCCGCTCTCAAGGCGGAAGCGCTGGCGCGCGAACTCGGAACGACCAAAGGGTCGTTTTACTGGCATTTCAAGGACGTCGCCGACTTTGAAAGCGCGATGCTGGCTTATTGGCGGGCGCGGGCGAACGAAGAGGTGATCGCGGCAGTGGCGTCGGCGGGAAAATCGCCGCAAGAAGGTCTACAGGAGTTGGCGCGTATCATCGCAGGGTTGCGTAACGCCGCCGATGGAGGGCTACGCTCCGAAAGCGCGATCAGACAATGGTCGGTGACCAACAGCCGCGTCGCCGCCGCCCAGTTTGAGGTTGATACCGAGAGACTGAATTATCTGACCGCGCAATTTGTTCGCGCCGGTTTTTCCCATCAACGCGCGGCCTTGCGCGGAAAAATACTGTATGCGGCAGTGATCGGGTTTGAATATCTTGAGCTACGGCAGCTCGCCGCCACACAGGAAGGGCTAACCGGGTTATTAGACCACCTGCTTTCGCCAGACAGAGCATGA
- a CDS encoding isocitrate lyase/PEP mutase family protein, whose protein sequence is MENAGKIFRQLHEGPRAFIIPNPWDIGTARILAAMGFQALATTSAGMAFSMGVREGRVEWENVIKHCQSLVEATPLPVSADLENGLGDSPESAAETIRVAAGIGLAGCSLEDYTGNAEHPIYDFQLAVERIQAAAEACRHLSHDFVLTARCENYLWGKPDLDDTIRRLQAFEKAGADVLYAPGLRDLDTIRTLCQSLTKPVNVITGIQGTTFSVAQLEDVGVKRISVGSALARLVFGTFIRAAGEMKAGGDFSSLDAAIGFSEIERYFP, encoded by the coding sequence ATGGAGAACGCCGGTAAGATTTTTCGACAGTTACATGAAGGCCCCCGCGCATTTATCATTCCCAATCCGTGGGATATTGGCACGGCTCGAATTCTGGCCGCGATGGGGTTTCAGGCATTGGCGACGACCAGTGCGGGTATGGCTTTCTCGATGGGCGTCAGGGAAGGGCGCGTTGAGTGGGAAAACGTGATAAAGCATTGCCAATCACTGGTTGAGGCAACCCCGCTCCCTGTTTCGGCGGATCTTGAAAATGGGCTCGGCGACAGTCCTGAAAGCGCCGCCGAGACGATCCGGGTTGCCGCCGGCATTGGTCTTGCCGGATGCTCTTTGGAAGATTATACCGGGAACGCCGAACACCCTATTTATGATTTCCAACTTGCGGTGGAGCGCATTCAGGCCGCCGCTGAAGCCTGTCGTCATTTATCGCATGACTTTGTGCTCACCGCACGCTGTGAAAATTATCTGTGGGGTAAACCGGACCTCGACGATACCATCAGACGGCTACAGGCTTTTGAAAAAGCGGGGGCGGATGTGCTTTATGCGCCCGGCTTACGCGATCTCGATACTATCCGAACCCTATGCCAGTCACTCACTAAACCGGTTAACGTCATTACCGGCATTCAGGGGACAACGTTCAGCGTCGCTCAGTTAGAAGACGTCGGCGTGAAGCGCATCAGCGTCGGATCCGCTTTGGCTCGTCTGGTTTTTGGCACGTTTATCCGGGCGGCCGGGGAGATGAAAGCGGGTGGTGATTTCTCCTCTCTTGACGCGGCGATAGGGTTTAGCGAAATCGAGCGTTACTTCCCTTAA
- a CDS encoding LysR substrate-binding domain-containing protein: MKKKRLPPLGALRAFNAVAVHRSFKLAADEIGVTATAISHQIRVLEEQLATKVFERSAKGVTLTSAGEKLFHTTERVFSELQDTIASIHADTAPPALTITTTSNFLTHWLVPRLAELKTALPDIDLRLHTSVERIDLTKKTVDAAIRYREEEEETLASTLLYKDRFILVASPMLEIKQLRDLPSATLFHVDNRHVPALAPSWENWRNRFGPADLNIETGLHFTDETHAIQAVVAGQGVAIVSSLLAHDFIQQGVLTAPFAHALPGANYYLVTLPEYAVREDIASLRSWLLSKMKETV, translated from the coding sequence GTGAAAAAGAAACGTCTGCCGCCGTTAGGCGCGCTCAGAGCCTTCAATGCCGTTGCCGTTCATCGCAGCTTCAAACTGGCTGCCGATGAGATTGGCGTCACCGCCACGGCAATCAGCCATCAAATACGCGTACTGGAAGAACAACTGGCGACGAAAGTGTTCGAACGTAGCGCCAAAGGCGTAACGTTAACCTCCGCCGGAGAGAAACTTTTCCACACCACAGAGCGTGTATTCAGCGAACTACAGGACACCATAGCAAGTATTCATGCCGATACCGCGCCGCCGGCGTTAACCATCACCACCACGTCGAACTTTCTTACTCACTGGCTGGTGCCGCGTCTAGCCGAACTGAAGACAGCGTTGCCAGATATCGATTTACGCTTGCATACCAGCGTGGAACGAATTGATTTGACGAAAAAAACGGTGGATGCGGCAATCCGCTACCGTGAGGAAGAAGAGGAAACATTAGCATCGACGCTGCTTTATAAAGATCGCTTTATCCTGGTCGCCAGCCCGATGCTGGAAATCAAACAGCTTAGGGATTTGCCATCGGCAACGCTGTTTCACGTCGATAATCGCCATGTCCCCGCGCTTGCGCCAAGCTGGGAGAACTGGCGCAATCGCTTTGGCCCCGCCGATCTGAATATTGAAACCGGCTTACACTTCACCGATGAAACCCATGCCATTCAGGCGGTGGTCGCCGGTCAGGGCGTCGCGATCGTCAGCAGCCTGCTGGCCCACGATTTCATTCAACAAGGCGTTCTCACCGCGCCGTTTGCACATGCACTTCCCGGCGCGAATTACTATCTGGTGACCCTGCCGGAATATGCCGTTCGGGAGGATATCGCCAGCCTGAGAAGCTGGCTGCTCAGTAAAATGAAAGAAACCGTATAA
- a CDS encoding MFS transporter, with amino-acid sequence MTNCIPKDDNLLPRLSLTLIVLSLAQFVIALDYSIIYVALPNIASSLQLADSHAQWIVSAYGVIFAGFLLVGGRLCDAIGAKSMFIFALTLFSLASLLGGMTTSAAALIAARGIQGLGAAFLQPAIIALISHHFSPGRERAKALTVWSAVGAAGLVAGVVLGGLFTQLSWRLVFLVNVPIGLMCIWSARRYFHAIVRPAQRQRLPLWSSLLGTLSVLSIVLAMTSLADHGLHHINTHRWFGMTAISLSLFLLGEKYGKQPLVGRGVRRLVSLRRGSLSSALYMASVGTELFLLTLLMQDHYDYSALQTGLLFIPLTLMIIAGNAVAGKLFTRMAALRVLRWGFLLGAAGLLLIVFSLEEQIDWLWFIPGLILSGVGHGMIYTAKFVVGMHEVPDEQQGIASGLMITAQYASGAIALALMVIVLNLHPGMAGFQYGFAALIGFALLGALLTEEINNTV; translated from the coding sequence ATGACAAATTGTATTCCTAAAGATGACAACCTTCTGCCGCGTTTATCACTCACGCTGATAGTGCTGTCGCTGGCGCAGTTTGTTATCGCGCTGGATTATTCGATTATTTATGTCGCCTTGCCCAATATCGCCAGTAGCCTGCAATTGGCCGATTCGCATGCGCAATGGATCGTTTCCGCCTATGGGGTGATATTCGCCGGATTTTTGCTGGTGGGCGGCAGGCTCTGCGATGCGATTGGCGCTAAAAGCATGTTTATTTTTGCGCTTACGTTGTTCAGCCTGGCGTCATTGCTGGGCGGGATGACCACCTCCGCCGCCGCGCTGATCGCCGCCCGTGGTATTCAGGGACTGGGGGCGGCGTTTTTGCAGCCCGCCATTATCGCGTTGATTTCACACCATTTCAGTCCGGGACGAGAGAGGGCGAAGGCGTTAACCGTATGGAGTGCGGTGGGGGCCGCGGGATTGGTTGCCGGCGTCGTGCTGGGGGGACTCTTTACCCAGCTCAGTTGGCGGCTGGTGTTTTTGGTCAATGTGCCGATCGGGCTGATGTGTATCTGGTCTGCTCGCCGCTATTTTCACGCTATCGTTCGCCCGGCGCAGCGTCAAAGGCTACCGCTATGGTCATCATTATTGGGAACCCTGAGCGTACTCAGTATCGTGCTGGCGATGACGTCGTTAGCCGATCATGGCCTTCACCATATCAACACGCATCGTTGGTTCGGTATGACCGCAATATCCCTATCACTGTTTCTCCTCGGCGAGAAATACGGCAAACAACCGCTGGTCGGCCGGGGCGTAAGGCGATTGGTCTCGTTGCGGCGCGGCAGCCTCTCCAGCGCGTTATACATGGCTAGCGTGGGGACCGAACTCTTTCTGCTTACCTTACTGATGCAGGATCACTATGACTACAGCGCGTTGCAGACCGGGCTGCTTTTCATCCCGTTGACGCTGATGATTATTGCCGGCAACGCCGTAGCCGGTAAGCTGTTTACGCGAATGGCGGCGCTTAGGGTGTTGCGCTGGGGGTTTCTGCTTGGGGCCGCAGGGTTATTGCTTATCGTTTTCTCTCTCGAAGAACAGATCGACTGGCTTTGGTTTATCCCCGGATTGATACTGAGCGGCGTGGGACATGGGATGATCTACACCGCCAAATTCGTTGTCGGCATGCATGAGGTGCCGGATGAGCAGCAGGGGATAGCCAGCGGACTGATGATTACGGCGCAGTACGCCAGCGGTGCGATTGCTCTCGCCTTGATGGTGATCGTTCTCAATCTTCATCCCGGTATGGCCGGCTTTCAATACGGTTTTGCTGCGTTGATCGGCTTTGCTTTGCTGGGCGCGCTGCTGACGGAGGAAATAAACAACACCGTATGA
- a CDS encoding alpha/beta fold hydrolase, which yields MTHSGNSPSCAGRSGKTLASLLLAAAPLAADGSEQARITSTTAAETALLREDRRIALQPGTSLFIREVRPASLPGGNRAAPVLLLHGARVPGVASFDLPAPGGSLAGDLAAAGHRVYIMDLRGYGFSSRPPAMSEPPERSAPLMRTADAVDDIGAAIGAIMQWSHSDKVSIVGWATGGHWAGAYAAQYPQQVDRLVLYNTLYGGSSHHDTLGLGSPLDTPDNPGIFNAPRFGGYRVNSRDSLFPAWDNSIPLQDKTRWRDERIAQAYADAALASDDTAYRRDPPGFRAPSGAMADSFELAIGNKQWQASRLTMPVLVIRSERDFWSRPEDADALAQEAPNAQALTIPAATHFVHLDRNEAGRGQFLSAVSRFLAAENDERE from the coding sequence ATGACGCATTCAGGCAATTCACCTTCTTGCGCGGGCCGCAGCGGAAAGACGCTGGCGAGCCTGCTGCTGGCCGCCGCTCCGTTGGCGGCGGACGGTTCGGAACAAGCGCGAATCACATCGACGACGGCGGCGGAAACAGCGCTGCTCAGGGAAGATCGGCGCATTGCTTTGCAACCGGGAACGTCGCTATTCATCCGGGAAGTCAGACCGGCGTCATTACCCGGCGGCAACCGCGCAGCGCCAGTGCTGTTGCTGCACGGCGCGCGCGTGCCCGGCGTCGCCTCCTTTGATCTGCCGGCGCCGGGCGGCTCGCTCGCCGGCGATCTCGCGGCGGCGGGCCATCGCGTTTATATCATGGATCTGCGCGGCTACGGTTTTTCCAGCCGCCCGCCCGCTATGAGCGAACCGCCGGAGCGCAGCGCGCCGCTAATGCGCACCGCCGATGCCGTCGACGACATCGGCGCCGCGATCGGCGCCATTATGCAGTGGAGCCACAGCGACAAAGTCAGCATCGTCGGCTGGGCGACCGGCGGACACTGGGCCGGCGCTTATGCCGCGCAATATCCGCAGCAGGTCGATCGGCTGGTGCTCTACAACACGCTTTACGGCGGCAGCAGCCACCACGACACGCTCGGCCTGGGTTCGCCGCTCGACACCCCCGACAATCCCGGCATTTTTAACGCCCCCCGCTTCGGCGGCTACCGGGTCAATAGCCGCGACAGCCTGTTTCCCGCCTGGGACAACAGCATTCCGCTGCAGGACAAGACGCGCTGGCGGGATGAGCGGATCGCGCAGGCGTATGCCGATGCGGCGCTGGCATCGGACGATACAGCCTACCGCAGAGATCCGCCCGGCTTCAGAGCGCCTTCCGGCGCGATGGCCGATAGCTTTGAACTGGCGATTGGCAACAAACAGTGGCAGGCGTCGCGCCTTACCATGCCGGTGCTGGTGATCCGCTCGGAGAGAGACTTTTGGAGCCGCCCGGAAGATGCCGACGCGCTGGCGCAAGAAGCGCCCAACGCGCAGGCGCTGACCATCCCGGCGGCCACGCATTTCGTCCACCTCGACCGGAACGAGGCCGGCAGAGGCCAGTTTCTGTCCGCCGTAAGCCGCTTCCTGGCGGCCGAAAATGATGAACGGGAGTGA
- a CDS encoding LysR family transcriptional regulator, with protein sequence MLSLRQLQQFLAVAETMNYHRAAERLNMAQPPLTAAIRNMEEALGVRLFERTNRITGLTAAGAVLQQEARRTLAQVARAEALTRRAGQGLTGSLRVGFVASAVRHRLPEIVAGFSREHPDVALELHEATTARQVKALLEDRLDVAIVALPVPEYAAPYLALQPLLSSQLVVALPRDHALAAAATLTIGALANEPWIMFPESEGPGLYRVIHSACERAGFTPRIAQRAVQMETIIGLAAAGLGVALVPEFMRGGGWDNVAFRPLEGQGAPVAYETALAWRKQDDAPELAAFRAVISPPQ encoded by the coding sequence ATGTTAAGCCTGCGCCAACTACAGCAATTTCTGGCCGTCGCGGAGACCATGAACTATCACCGGGCGGCCGAACGGTTGAACATGGCTCAACCGCCGCTGACGGCCGCTATCCGCAACATGGAAGAGGCGCTGGGCGTCCGCCTGTTTGAACGCACCAATCGTATTACCGGTTTAACCGCCGCCGGGGCGGTGCTGCAACAGGAGGCGCGCCGGACGCTGGCGCAGGTGGCGCGCGCCGAAGCGCTGACGCGGCGCGCGGGGCAAGGGCTGACCGGATCGCTGCGCGTCGGCTTCGTCGCCAGCGCGGTGCGTCACCGCTTGCCTGAGATAGTCGCCGGTTTCAGCAGGGAGCATCCTGATGTGGCTCTGGAATTACATGAGGCGACCACCGCGCGGCAGGTTAAAGCCCTGCTGGAAGATCGGCTCGATGTCGCCATCGTCGCCCTGCCTGTACCGGAGTATGCCGCCCCGTATCTGGCCTTGCAGCCGTTGTTATCCAGCCAGTTGGTTGTAGCTTTGCCGCGGGATCACGCGCTGGCCGCGGCGGCGACGTTGACGATCGGCGCATTGGCGAATGAGCCCTGGATTATGTTTCCAGAGAGCGAAGGGCCGGGTCTGTACCGCGTCATTCATTCCGCCTGCGAACGGGCGGGGTTTACGCCGCGCATCGCTCAGCGGGCGGTGCAGATGGAAACTATCATAGGGCTGGCGGCGGCGGGATTGGGCGTCGCGTTAGTGCCTGAATTCATGCGGGGCGGCGGCTGGGATAATGTCGCCTTTCGCCCGCTGGAAGGGCAGGGAGCCCCGGTGGCGTATGAGACGGCTTTAGCATGGCGCAAACAGGACGACGCGCCGGAATTGGCCGCGTTTCGCGCCGTCATTAGCCCGCCGCAATAA
- a CDS encoding helix-turn-helix transcriptional regulator, translating to MLRVPVEEKRVNSIRQRVAAKAAISLSLADASFVVDEKMKLFEMNFHAETLISKGSFVRCRQGLISFRNDALNNIIVEQVKMLNASPLGSPQMLGVQCGFKSLIIKFTRISRDLGNPLLNASELILFSIIDASLRKGELDINLLKNLYKVTNTEAKLCRLLAKGCSLIESAQMIGITYEHARQRIKIILGKTGTKNKTELTSLLNQLICWVGC from the coding sequence ATGTTAAGAGTTCCCGTAGAAGAAAAACGCGTTAATAGCATACGACAGCGTGTAGCCGCGAAAGCGGCGATCTCCTTATCTTTAGCGGACGCGTCATTCGTTGTGGATGAAAAAATGAAACTTTTCGAGATGAATTTTCACGCTGAGACGCTTATTTCTAAAGGGAGTTTCGTTCGCTGTCGTCAGGGGCTGATTAGTTTCAGAAATGATGCATTGAATAATATTATCGTCGAGCAAGTTAAAATGCTAAATGCCTCGCCGCTTGGTTCGCCGCAAATGCTTGGGGTACAGTGCGGTTTTAAAAGTTTAATTATAAAATTTACTCGCATCAGTAGAGATCTCGGCAATCCTTTATTAAATGCATCCGAATTGATTTTATTTTCAATAATAGATGCCAGCCTGCGCAAAGGAGAACTGGATATAAATCTATTAAAGAACCTTTACAAGGTGACGAATACTGAAGCGAAACTTTGCCGCCTGTTGGCAAAAGGATGTAGTTTAATCGAATCCGCGCAGATGATCGGTATTACCTATGAACATGCCCGTCAGCGTATAAAAATAATATTAGGTAAAACCGGTACGAAAAATAAAACTGAGTTGACCTCATTATTAAATCAACTCATCTGCTGGGTGGGTTGCTAA
- a CDS encoding winged helix-turn-helix domain-containing protein produces MYKVYRINGVVDFYVNRNQLKSLISDKTEVLNKPVGRCLLLLIEKRYEIIEQATFFSEVWNKFGVFVTPNTFYQNISLLRKSLSAVGLGDDVVKTVSRKGLMLSHNIEIEFIDYERNFLSSSAEPAECQPLSDAEVEPAGESEFISESEVSDEPQLEPEEPEPVLEERGESDEEIPRRRTAGKIRHIRYLWLIALLIFLIVLSYGLHHSNVRVSGYFDNYAYLFEYKGCHLFSNALAPKGKVLNIIDNDEISCSVNKYSYITTYDFSIVSSVVQCQFELGDENKNNHCVSHLFVGEGMEK; encoded by the coding sequence ATGTATAAGGTTTATCGTATTAATGGAGTGGTTGATTTTTATGTCAATAGAAATCAACTAAAATCGCTGATTAGCGATAAAACGGAGGTTCTTAATAAACCAGTAGGGCGCTGCCTGCTGCTGCTGATCGAGAAAAGATATGAAATTATTGAACAAGCGACTTTTTTCTCTGAAGTCTGGAATAAATTTGGCGTTTTTGTTACGCCTAATACTTTTTATCAAAATATTTCGCTACTAAGGAAAAGCCTTAGTGCCGTTGGTTTGGGCGATGACGTAGTAAAAACCGTATCGCGCAAAGGACTGATGCTTTCTCACAATATTGAAATAGAATTTATTGATTATGAAAGGAATTTTCTTTCGTCCAGCGCTGAGCCGGCTGAATGCCAACCGCTCTCCGATGCCGAGGTTGAACCAGCCGGCGAGTCTGAATTCATATCTGAATCGGAAGTTAGCGATGAACCTCAACTTGAACCTGAAGAACCTGAACCTGTCCTGGAGGAAAGGGGAGAGAGCGACGAGGAGATTCCTCGCCGGCGGACGGCGGGAAAAATACGTCATATAAGGTATTTATGGCTTATTGCGCTATTGATTTTCCTGATTGTATTGTCGTACGGTCTTCATCATTCGAACGTTCGCGTTAGCGGCTATTTTGATAATTACGCTTATCTTTTCGAATATAAAGGATGTCATCTTTTTTCCAATGCCCTGGCGCCCAAAGGAAAAGTATTGAATATCATTGACAATGACGAGATTTCTTGTTCAGTGAATAAGTATTCCTATATTACGACTTATGATTTTTCAATCGTGAGTTCTGTTGTGCAATGCCAGTTCGAGCTTGGTGATGAAAATAAGAATAATCATTGTGTATCACATTTATTTGTTGGCGAAGGAATGGAAAAGTGA
- a CDS encoding HMA2 domain-containing protein — translation MESEELSGLMMLRRFVTVEHHIPGRIRLRFTNRLIPSLGKGKLEKLEALCRPDGTLRSYSLNAHTGSLLLEYDAKQINPAVLTQLFGADDTAARQALEQLIQSLSPSS, via the coding sequence ATGGAGTCAGAAGAGTTAAGCGGACTGATGATGTTGCGTCGCTTTGTTACGGTGGAACATCACATACCGGGGCGTATACGTTTACGTTTCACTAACCGGTTGATCCCCAGTCTTGGCAAGGGAAAGCTGGAAAAACTGGAGGCGTTATGCCGCCCCGATGGTACGTTGCGTAGCTATAGCCTCAATGCGCATACCGGAAGTTTGCTGCTGGAATATGACGCGAAGCAAATCAATCCGGCGGTGCTGACGCAGCTTTTCGGCGCGGATGATACCGCGGCCCGGCAAGCGCTGGAACAGTTGATTCAGTCGCTCTCGCCGTCATCCTAA